The sequence aaacaaatatatatagattttaaaaaatacgaatgttccaatcaacacaactttacagtgaacagttgtaacttttcataaataaccgtttcaatgatccatcacgactattcagaaaatatccaaaaggtacgattaaATAAACGcaactgttggtcgcatttattatgattgttattattatatagttttgcgtcatgacaaaaaaaatgaaaacagttcaaacagataaatatatatagatttcaaaagatacaaatgttccaatcaacacaaattTACAGTGAACAGTagtaatttttcataaataaccgtttcaatgatccatcacgacttttcagaaaatatccaaaaggtacaaTTGAAAAAATGcaactgttggtcgcatttattcgaattgttattattatataaattaacaaatctctatataaaataaaataaaataaaaaagcttaattaatttttgtttccacccaaatttttttatttattaatggcgcaatttaatgtaattgaccaaaaaatactTCTAATTTTACACACACCAATGGCGAAAAAGGGTAATTTACAGACAAAAAAGTATCGGCGAAGAAGAGAGATTGGGATGCTCTGTTTTGGTTCCTTGAAGAGATTGAGGagattatatttgtaaaattgaGATGGTTCCTCCAGTAATTTATACGTATACGCGAAGGTGATGTCGAAGACTTGGAAGGGACGATGATAGTTCAGTGATGATGACTCGTCGGAGACCCGACTCCGCTACTATTGAGGTAAGGGATGAGAATCACTCGATTGGTTTATTtaaggaggaggatgatgataTCATTCGAGATTTGGGTTGCATTGATGAGTCTGAAACTAGACATGGTTCAAGTAATTTGCCTTTTCAATGTCATCGTGATGATGTTTGTTGCCTCGACAAGGATAATAAGAGCGATAGCTTTGTCCCATGTAGAAGAAATTTGGATGATTTGTTTCTTGGGTTCGCTTATAAGGGTGTGAGGAGTATGAAAAGGGATGACTTTGAAAGTGAAACTACTAGTGATCTTGTTTCTCCTCAAATGGTTGATGATGACACTGTTTCTGAATCTCATCTTCAAGTAAGAAGAGTTTCTCCATACTTCCAGGGATCTACTGTTTCACAACAGTCCAAAGTAGGGTGTGATTCTCGTAGTGTTTGCTCTCAAAGTAGAAGAAGTTGTAGGAAAGGATGCAGGAAAGTTCAAGCTAAAGTTCCAAGAGTTTCTCCATACTTTCAGGCATCAGGTATTTCACAATGTGATTCTGACATTGTTTCATCTCAAAGTGGAAGTAGGAGAGAAAGCAGCAAACTTCAAGCTAAGGTTCGAAGAGTTTCGCGTTATTTCCAGGCGTCAGCTGATTTAGAACAGCCAAGAGATTTGCGTAAGTATTTTAAGGTTGTGAAAGTTTCAAG comes from Camelina sativa cultivar DH55 chromosome 19, Cs, whole genome shotgun sequence and encodes:
- the LOC104764520 gene encoding methyl-CpG-binding domain protein 4-like protein — encoded protein: MMTRRRPDSATIEVRDENHSIGLFKEEDDDIIRDLGCIDESETRHGSSNLPFQCHRDDVCCLDKDNKSDSFVPCRRNLDDLFLGFAYKGVRSMKRDDFESETTSDLVSPQMVDDDTVSESHLQVRRVSPYFQGSTVSQQSKVGCDSRSVCSQSRRSCRKGCRKVQAKVPRVSPYFQASGISQCDSDIVSSQSGSRRESSKLQAKVRRVSRYFQASADLEQPRDLRKYFKVVKVSRYFHDVVPADGNGIQVNESKNEKSRRVRKTPVVSPLLSLSQKTDEAYLRKTLDNTWVPPPSPCNLLQEDHWHDPWRVLVICMLLNKTSGAQTRGVISDLFALCPDAKAATKVEEKEIESLIKPLGLQKKRAKMIQRLSLEYLQESWTHVTQLHGVGKYAADAYAIFCNGNWDRVKPNDHMLNYYWEFLRIRYKL